A single region of the Variovorax paradoxus genome encodes:
- the prmA gene encoding 50S ribosomal protein L11 methyltransferase — protein MFELRLMAPEDRVEMLSDALDALDALSVSVEDADAQTDAEQALFGEPGMPPPKEGWQRSRVIALFADEALANEAASVLALQDFFEGCEVLGVAPVPDQDWVRLTQSQFAPVEITPEFWIVPTWHEPPEQARQLIRLDPGLAFGTGTHPTTRMCLRWIAKQGEGAFRNQRVLDYGCGSGILAIGAAKFGALDIDAVDIDEAAVSSTRLNAEANGVRLNAGLPEAAKGSYDTVLANILATPLKVLAPLLRSHVAPGGSLVLAGILERQADELKQAYAPYAALEVSDSEDGWILMTARC, from the coding sequence ATGTTTGAACTTCGCCTGATGGCGCCGGAAGACCGGGTCGAAATGCTCAGTGATGCGCTCGACGCACTCGATGCGCTGAGCGTTTCGGTGGAAGACGCCGATGCGCAGACCGATGCCGAGCAGGCGCTGTTCGGCGAGCCCGGCATGCCGCCGCCCAAGGAGGGCTGGCAGCGGTCGCGCGTCATTGCGCTGTTTGCCGACGAAGCACTCGCAAACGAGGCCGCATCGGTGCTCGCGCTGCAAGACTTCTTCGAAGGTTGCGAGGTGCTCGGCGTGGCGCCGGTGCCCGATCAAGACTGGGTGCGGCTCACGCAGTCGCAATTCGCGCCGGTCGAGATCACGCCCGAGTTCTGGATCGTGCCCACGTGGCATGAGCCGCCCGAGCAAGCCAGGCAGTTGATCAGGCTGGACCCGGGGCTTGCCTTCGGCACCGGCACGCATCCCACCACCCGCATGTGCCTGCGCTGGATTGCGAAGCAGGGCGAGGGTGCATTCAGAAACCAGCGCGTGCTCGACTACGGCTGCGGCTCCGGCATTCTTGCCATTGGCGCGGCCAAGTTCGGCGCGCTCGATATCGACGCCGTGGACATCGACGAGGCCGCCGTTTCGTCGACGCGCCTCAATGCCGAAGCCAATGGTGTGCGCCTGAATGCCGGCCTGCCGGAAGCGGCGAAAGGCAGCTACGACACGGTACTGGCCAACATCCTCGCGACGCCGCTCAAGGTGCTTGCGCCCTTGCTGCGCAGCCACGTGGCGCCGGGCGGATCGCTGGTGCTCGCAGGCATTCTCGAGCGGCAGGCCGACGAGCTGAAGCAGGCCTATGCGCCTTATGCCGCGCTCGAGGTCAGCGACAGCGAGGACGGCTGGATTCTCATGACGGCTCGCTGCTGA